Proteins encoded in a region of the Populus nigra chromosome 3, ddPopNigr1.1, whole genome shotgun sequence genome:
- the LOC133689580 gene encoding autophagy-related protein 11-like yields MSSSITEGLVNQTRLVVHIAENGHSLEPGCDETTPVEAVMRYIEEVAGINFNDQLVLCLEKKLEPQQPLSAYKLPSSDGEVFIFNRARMQTNPLPPPLEQIDVLEIADPPPPPSSHDPHPLDDAPDPVLRILPSYEKQFRYHYHRGYAIYSRTQVMHEHCLRLLTEQKVQERAMKVARINVQQFYRAILQNYSEFIKRYTQQHRIHLDLLTNFERDLEKLRSIKLHPALQSDSRKCLVDFVKEDNLRKAVDNCSHSHRQFKKKVLEFKQKFGDVKRKVEELFSCGASSSIRNLDLAIKERQPAINEMKSIMQSLRDDVSTVKKLVHDCLSCQLSSSTRLHTEVSALGLMYDVHEKSHLPTMLAVCDLISKLLGFCKDKKNEMNIFVHDFLQKIAYVTFLMKDVKLRFPVFREAMLCQDDIFRDLKLFHGIGSAYRGCLAEVVRRKASMKLYMGMAGQLAEQLATRREDEVRRREEFLKAYSSYIPSDILASMGLYDTPNQCDVNISPFDSNLLDIDISDLDRYAPDYLVGLPSKSDKTATLKGSLSMSNDSSRSAEMEEIGEGALEKDCSEEPLEGCELLEIAGTSKMEVENAKLKAELASAIALICSLCPEIEYESMDESTVGSLLKNADKTTEALRLKDEYGKHLQSLLKAKQIQCMSYEKRIQELEQRLADQYLQGQKLSNSKDASDYALLAAKTEDFKPEISSGEAPMPYAMTSEPMDEVSCISNSLNSKLGLFTRQPSKGREGFDENMMDSSGMFNTQLDSSMVEPHREELQVCDKDGKGKMVGQLGMSLTNSSTAESMPEPLDVSPSDAVAEPKVSGDHGIMLELQNALAENSKQMSETEAKLKAAVEEAAMLTRELEMSQKLLDESQMNCAHLENCLHEAREEAQTNLCAADRRASEYNKLRASAVKLHGLFERLRCCVCAPGGVAAFADSLCALAQSMANSSNDKDDEGAAEFQKCISFLADKVGFLSTHGAELLDKYPKLEAANEQLGKELEEKKELVVTLYKKHQLEKQANKERISFSRFEVHEIAAFVLNSAGHYEAINRNTSNYYLSAESVALFTDHLPSRPSYIVGQIVHIERQAVKPLLPTSTRPEHGKVDEVDLLTTDQGTDRLNFNLGPTSNPYNLPIGCEYFVVTVAMLPDSTIHSAPPS; encoded by the exons ATGAGTTCAAGCATCACAGAAGGTTTGGTAAATCAGACCAGGCTTGTAGTTCATATAGCAGAAAATGGTCATTCACTTGAACCTGGTTGTGATGAAACAACGCCTGTGGAGGCGGTTATGCGTTATATCGAAGAAGTTGCTGGGATTAACTTCAATGACCAGCTTGTTCTGTGTTTGGAAAAGAAACTTGAACCTCAGCAGCCGCTTTCTGCTTACAAGCTTCCATCTAGCGATGGGGAAGTGTTTATATTTAACAGAGCAAGGATGCAAACCAATCCCCTTCCCCCTCCACTCGAACAAATTGATGTACTTGAAATTGCAGAccctccaccaccaccttctTCGCATGACCCCCATCCTTTAGATGATGCTCCAGACCCAGTTTTGAGGATTTTGCCTTCTTATGAGAAACAATTTAGGTACCATTACCATAGGGGCTATGCAATTTATAGTAGAACCCAAGTAATGCATGAACATTGCCTGAGGTTATTGACGGAGCAAAAGGTTCAGGAGAGGGCAATGAAGGTTGCTAGGATTAATGTGCAGCAATTCTACAGGGCAATTCTTCAGAACTACTCAGAGTTCATCAAGCGTTATACACAACAACACAGGATACATTTAGATCTCTTAACAAATTTTGAGAGAGATTTAGAGAAACTGAGATCGATCAAGCTTCATCCAGCCTTGCAATCTGATTCACGGAAATGTTTAGTCGATTTTGTGAAGGAAGATAACTTGAGGAAGGCCGTGGATAATTGTAGCCATTCACATAGGCAGTTTAAGAAGAAGGTTTTAGAGTTTAAGCAAAAGTTTGGTGATGTAAAGCGCAAAGTGGAAGAATTATTTTCTTGTGGAGCTTCATCATCTATTAGGAATTTAGATCTTGCCATCAAGGAGCGTCAGCCAGCCATCAATGAAATGAAGAGCATAATGCAGTCTTTGAG AGACGATGTAAGCACGGTAAAGAAACTCGTGCATGATTGTCTGTCATGCCAGTTGTCCTCCTCAACTCGTCTCCATACTGAAGTTTCAGCCCTGGGTCTTATGTATGATGTCCATGAAAAGAGTCATTTGCCCACAATGCTGGCTGTTTGTGATTTAATTTCGAAGCTGCTTGGTTTTTGCAAGGATAAGAAGAACGAGATGAACATCTTTGTGCATGATTTCCTACAAAAGATCGCCTATGTTACTTTCCTCATGAAAGATGTGAAGTTAAGGTTTCCTGTTTTTAGAGAGGCAATGTTGTGTCAGGATGATATTTTTAGGGACCTAAAACTATTCCATGGGATTGGTTCTGCATACAGAGGCTGCCTTGCTGAAGTAGTGAGAAGAAAGGCTTCTATGAAACTTTACATGGGCATGGCTGGACAACTGGCTGAGCAGCTTGCTACAAGGAGGGAGGATGAGGTTAGGAGACGGGAGGAGTTTCTGAAAGCATACAGTTCATATATACCAAGCGATATATTAGCATCAATGGGGTTATATGATACTCCTAATCAGTGTGATGTCAATATATCTCCATTTGACTCTAATTTGCTTGACATTGACATCTCAGACTTGGACCGTTATGCTCCTGATTATTTGGTTGGACTTCCTTCAAAAAGTGACAAGACTGCAACTTTGAAAGGCTCATTGTCTATGTCTAATGACAGTTCTCGCTCAGCTGAGATGGAAGAAATTGGTGAGGGAGCACTTGAGAAAGATTGCTCTGAGGAGCCCCTCGAGGGCTGTGAGTTGTTAGAGATTGCTGGAACTAGCAAGATGGAAGTTGAGAATGCAAAACTGAAAGCTGAACTAGCTTCTGCAATAGCCTTGATATGTTCCCTTTGCCCAGAAATTGAATACGAGTCAATGGATGAAAGTACAGTGGGTAGTCTATTGAAGAATGCAGATAAGACAACTGAGGCCTTGCGGCTGAAAGATGAGTATGGAAAGCATCTCCAATCTTTGCTTAAGGCAAAGCAAATACAGTGTATGTCATATGAGAAGCGCATTCAGGAACTAGAGCAGAGATTGGCTGACCAGTATTTGCAGGGGCAGAAACTTTCAAATAGTAAAGATGCATCAGACTATGCTCTTTTGGCTGCAAAGACTGAAGACTTCAAACCAGAAATTTCCAGTGGTGAAGCACCCATGCCATATGCAATGACCTCAGAGCCCATGGATGAGGTTTCTTGCATTTCTAATTCTTTGAATTCAAAGCTGGGGCTTTTCACCAGGCAACCAAGCAAAGGTAGAGAAGggtttgatgaaaatatgatggaCTCGTCTGGGATGTTCAATACTCAGTTGGATTCATCAATGGTGGAGCCACATCGTGAAGAGCTGCAAGTTTGTGATAAAGATGGGAAAGGTAAGATGGTGGGACAACTGGGCATGTCACTGACAAACAGTTCCACAGCTGAGAGTATGCCGGAGCCTCTCGATGTCTCTCCTTCAGATGCAGTTGCTGAGCCTAAAGTCAGTGGTGACCATGGAATTATGTTAGAATTGCAAAATGCACTAGcagaaaattcaaaacaaatgagTGAAACTGAAGCGAAGCTCAAGGCTGCTGTTGAGGAGGCTGCCATGCTTACTAGGGAGTTAGAAATGAGTCAGAAGCTCCTTGATGAATCTCAG ATGAATTGTGCTCACTTGGAGAATTGCTTGCATGAAGCAAGAGAGGAAGCTCAAACCAATCTTTGTGCAGCTGACCGGAGGGCCTCAGAATATAATAAACTGCGTGCATCTGCTGTGAAACTCCATGGCCTTTTTGAAAGACTTAGGTGCTGTGTATGTGCTCCTGGTGGAGTTGCTGCTTTTGCTGATTCTTTGTGTGCTTTAGCTCAATCTATGGCCAA tTCCAGCAATGACAAAGATGATGAGGGTGCTGCTGAATTCCAGAAATGCATTAGTTTCCTTGCAGATAAAGTTGGTTTCTTGTCCACACACGGTGCAGAGCTGCTTGACAAGTACCCAAAGCTTGAAGCTGCAAACGAACAGCTTGGAAAAGAAttggaagagaagaaagagCTGGTTGTCACTTTATACAAAAAGCATCAACTTGAGAAGCAG GCAAACAAGGAAAGGATATCCTTTAGCCGTTTTGAAGTCCATGAGATTGCTGCATTTGTTCTGAACTCAGCTGGACATTATGAGGCTATCAACCGGAACACCTCTAACTACTACCTGTCTGCTGAATCTGTGGCCCTGTTCACAGACCATCTCCCAAGCCGCCCCAGCTACATTGTTGGGCAGATAGTGCATATAGAACGCCAAGCTGTAAAGCCGTTGCTTCCTACCTCGACGAGGCCTGAGCATGGTAAGGTAGATGAAGTGGATCTTCTGACCACTGACCAAGGGACTGACCGTTTGAACTTCAATTTGGGACCGACTTCCAACCCATACAATCTTCCTATCGGGTGTGAATACTTTGTAGTGACAGTAGCCATGTTACCGGATTCAACCATTCATTCAGCGCCTCCTTCCTGA